CTTCTTGTCCCGAACGACGTCCCGGGTGGTGCGATTCGGGCGATGGCCAAGGTTGGCTATGAGGAGATCGGCTACCGGGACGAGATCACGGCACGGATGCCGACGCCGGACGAGGCCCGCAAACTTCAGCTCGGTTCGGGTACGCCGGTCATCGTGTACGCGCGTACGACCTACAGTGACAAGCGTCCGCTTCGTCTGACGCTGACCACCTTCGCCAGTGACCGCAACCGCGTCATCTACGAACTCGGCGACATGCGGGCGTACCTGGCGCAAGAGGACGCCGAAGCATGATCATCGAGCGCGCCGACGCCAGCGACCTGGGTGTCATCCTCACGCTTCGCTCGGAGGCGAGCGGCTGGCTGGCCGAACGCGGCATCGACCAATGGGCCGTCGCGTGGCCGACCCCGGAGGAGCAGAACCGCCGCATCCTCGCCAGCATCGAGGCTGGTGAGACCTGGATGGTTCGTGACGAGAACGAAGCCACCATGGCCACGGTCGCACTGGACACCTTCTCGGACCCGCGCCTCTGGACTCCCGAGGAGCAGGCTGACCCGGCGATGTACATGCATCGCCTGATCGTCCGCCGCAAGCACGCCGGCCTGGGCACCGAGATCATGGACTGGGCCTGCCACCGAGCCCACCGCCTCGGCCTCCACTGGCTGCGCATCGATGTGTGGACCGACAACACCGGCCTCCACAACTACTACCTCCACAACGGCTTCAAACATGTCCGCACGTTGGATCTCGCGGACTACCCATCAGGCGCGTTGTTCCAGCGCGCCGTTGACTCGCGTACTTAAGGCACGCGTGGCGCGTTTGACGCATTCACTTGAACGAACGTCTGTGTGTTGTCAATTCCAGACATGCGGCTGGCAGCATTGGCGAATCCTTTCCGGGGCTCTATGGTTACGTGCATGCCATCGCCACGTCTCACCCTCGCACTTGAGCAGCTCACTGCAGGTGACTGGCAAGTGTTCGAGAGATTCGCAGCAGAGTATCTATCAGTGGAATTCCCGAGTCTCCGAACCATGGCGACGATGAGTGGTGACCGTGGGCGCGATGGCGAGCTATACATTCCCGATGAAGAGCCCGAGGTTGCAGTTCAATACTCAGTTGCACAAGATTGGGCGGCCAAGGTTCGGGCAACCGTTGGGCGCATCTCGGAAACGATGCCAGGCGTGCGGCGCCTGCTGTATGCAACCAATCAAGATATTGGTGCAAAGGCAGATGGCTTGCGCACTGAATTGCGCGTTGGACATGGTATCCACCTCGACATTCATGACCGCTCGTGGTTTACCGAGCGCGAGCTTTCTCACCCACAAAGGCAGACGGCGGCCGAGGAGCTATCGCAGCAGTTCGTTGACCCCTTGCTTAGTCGCCGAGGTATCGGCGTCGTTGTCGCCCCAGCTCTTGAACGGCAGGATGCCAAGCTGGCCCTGCTGCATCTCACGTTAGACAATCGCGACAAGGCGACTGGTAAGGGTCTGACGAAGAGCTGTTTCGAATCGCTGGTGCTCGCGCAACTCCACGATACCGACACCGACCACCGTGCGAAGGCGTCGGAAATTGAAGGCAGCATAATCAGCCTTCTCGGAGCTGGCAATCCGACTCAAGTGCGGGCTCTTACTCGCAGTGCGCTCAGTCGGCTCTCAAACAAGCATGGCCCTGTGAATCATCATCGCTCCACGGATGACTATTGTCTGTCGCATGCCGAGAATCTGCATCTCCGGCAGAATGTGTCGCAATTTCTTCTCGATGAACAGAGTCTTGAAGATGAAATTCGGGCTGCTATCGCTGAAGCCACTCTTGATGTCGAGGCTGGTGATCAGTATGCCCAGCAAGCAGCTAAGGACCTGCGCCATGCAATCGAGAACGTGCTAGTGCGGCGAGGGGAGGGCTTCGCGAGCGCCGTTGCCACCGGCGAGGTCCAACAGATCGA
The genomic region above belongs to Kribbella solani and contains:
- a CDS encoding GNAT family N-acetyltransferase, yielding MIIERADASDLGVILTLRSEASGWLAERGIDQWAVAWPTPEEQNRRILASIEAGETWMVRDENEATMATVALDTFSDPRLWTPEEQADPAMYMHRLIVRRKHAGLGTEIMDWACHRAHRLGLHWLRIDVWTDNTGLHNYYLHNGFKHVRTLDLADYPSGALFQRAVDSRT